Proteins found in one Candidatus Desulfofervidus auxilii genomic segment:
- the folE2 gene encoding GTP cyclohydrolase FolE2 translates to MKNIVDVQNLPDTRRIEIDKVGIKNISYPITVLDREKGKQKTVASINMYVGLPHQFKGTHMSRFVEILNEYQEELISLKSIKEILKKMKERLNAVSAHLEIEFPYFIEKKAPVSKTKGLMEYRCRLVGSLKNKLDLEVGVKVPICTLCPCSKEISDFGAHNQRGIVNLRLRFKKFVWLEDIIQLVEKAGSSQIYSVLKRIDEKYVTEQAYQNPKFVEDVVREIAEKLLADDNITWFAVEAENFESIHNHNAYAYIERKKY, encoded by the coding sequence ATGAAAAATATAGTTGATGTACAAAATCTTCCTGACACACGTCGCATAGAAATTGATAAAGTTGGTATAAAAAATATCTCATATCCAATTACTGTTTTAGACAGAGAAAAAGGGAAACAAAAAACAGTGGCTTCTATTAATATGTATGTAGGTTTACCACATCAGTTTAAAGGAACACATATGAGCCGTTTTGTGGAAATATTAAATGAGTATCAAGAAGAATTAATTAGCTTAAAAAGCATAAAAGAAATTCTCAAAAAAATGAAAGAAAGATTAAATGCTGTTTCTGCTCATTTAGAAATAGAATTTCCTTATTTTATAGAAAAAAAAGCTCCTGTTTCAAAAACAAAAGGATTAATGGAATATCGTTGTCGATTAGTAGGAAGTTTAAAAAATAAATTGGATTTAGAGGTTGGTGTAAAAGTACCTATTTGTACACTTTGTCCTTGTTCAAAAGAAATAAGTGATTTTGGTGCCCATAATCAAAGAGGAATTGTTAATCTAAGGCTTCGTTTTAAAAAATTTGTTTGGCTTGAAGATATTATTCAATTAGTAGAAAAGGCTGGCTCATCCCAAATATATTCAGTATTAAAACGGATAGATGAAAAATATGTAACAGAACAGGCTTATCAAAATCCAAAATTTGTAGAAGATGTAGTAAGAGAAATCGCTGAAAAACTTCTAGCAGATGATAATATTACTTGGTTTGCTGTAGAGGCAGAAAACTTTGAATCCATCCATAATCATAATGCTTATGCCTATATTGAAAGGAAAAAATATTAA
- a CDS encoding DHH family phosphoesterase: protein MTFKSVKEKLEKLYAILSPEDKVLIIIFPDPDAIASAWALKRLLWRRVQTVTIAYIRETKRLDNLAMLKLLKINICSFSDIELSSFTKLAIVDSQPSHFSELKDIFFHIIIDHHPLNGEIEGNFIDIVPECGATATLLTEYLRRARIKPSSALATALFYGIKTDTQNFAFRGTERDIKAFRYLFNYINHTIIRKIEGSEISLNNIPYFKKAFNVMQVNLAQHQIFIYLGKITESDICVILADFFLKIAEISWSIVAGRYKNRLIIIFRSDGYRKHAGRLAERAFGHLGQAGGHKEMARAEIPLNRLKDILRSFTDKDIKQFILKQIIKMGS, encoded by the coding sequence GTGACATTTAAATCTGTGAAGGAGAAATTGGAAAAACTTTATGCTATCCTCTCACCTGAGGATAAAGTTTTAATAATTATTTTTCCGGATCCTGATGCTATTGCTAGTGCTTGGGCTTTAAAAAGACTTCTGTGGCGTAGAGTGCAAACAGTAACTATTGCCTATATAAGAGAAACAAAAAGATTAGATAATCTGGCTATGCTTAAGTTACTTAAAATTAATATTTGTTCTTTTTCAGATATAGAACTTTCTTCTTTCACAAAATTAGCAATTGTAGATTCCCAACCTAGTCATTTTTCAGAATTAAAAGACATTTTTTTTCATATTATTATTGATCACCATCCTTTAAATGGGGAAATTGAAGGTAATTTTATAGATATTGTGCCAGAGTGTGGTGCTACAGCAACACTTTTGACTGAATATCTACGAAGAGCACGTATTAAACCTTCTTCTGCTTTGGCTACTGCTCTTTTTTATGGAATAAAAACTGATACACAAAATTTTGCCTTTAGAGGCACAGAAAGAGATATTAAAGCTTTTCGATACTTATTTAATTATATCAATCATACAATCATTCGTAAAATAGAAGGTTCTGAAATTAGTTTAAATAATATCCCATATTTTAAAAAGGCATTTAATGTTATGCAGGTAAATTTGGCTCAACATCAGATATTCATTTACTTAGGAAAAATAACTGAATCAGATATATGTGTTATTTTAGCCGATTTTTTCCTAAAAATTGCTGAAATTTCATGGAGTATAGTGGCTGGCCGATATAAAAACCGTCTTATTATTATTTTTCGAAGCGATGGCTATCGTAAGCATGCAGGTCGATTAGCAGAAAGGGCATTTGGTCATCTAGGTCAAGCAGGAGGGCATAAGGAAATGGCTAGGGCTGAAATTCCACTTAATAGGCTTAAGGATATTTTAAGAAGTTTTACCGATAAAGATATAAAACAATTTATTTTAAAACAGATAATTAAAATGGGGTCATAA
- a CDS encoding Hsp20/alpha crystallin family protein has translation MFEILPWRARRELESLRKEMDRLWESFFGERVGLEPIEGWAPALDVTETKDNLVVKAELPGVDPKDVEITLSGNVLSIKGEKKQEKEEKDEDYHLVERRYGSFVRTIRLPVEVDEDKIEASYKNGILKIVLPKSEKAKKKEIKIKVE, from the coding sequence ATGTTTGAAATTCTACCTTGGAGAGCAAGAAGGGAACTCGAAAGCTTGAGAAAGGAAATGGACAGACTCTGGGAAAGTTTCTTTGGTGAAAGAGTAGGACTTGAACCAATAGAGGGATGGGCTCCAGCACTAGATGTTACTGAAACAAAGGATAATCTAGTTGTAAAAGCAGAACTTCCAGGAGTTGATCCAAAGGATGTAGAAATTACATTAAGTGGTAATGTCCTTTCTATTAAGGGAGAGAAAAAGCAAGAAAAAGAAGAAAAAGATGAGGATTATCACTTGGTAGAACGGCGCTATGGAAGCTTTGTAAGAACTATCAGATTGCCTGTAGAGGTGGATGAAGATAAAATTGAAGCTTCTTATAAAAATGGTATATTAAAGATTGTTTTACCTAAATCTGAAAAGGCTAAAAAGAAAGAGATTAAGATTAAGGTTGAATAA
- a CDS encoding PocR ligand-binding domain-containing protein translates to MKLTDILPVEEWQKLAEEIFKKFDMNASVNDEEGFIIHPAPGWANEICPKIKGGEETRTVCASAHQYLMKMAQEKNAPAEGECDVGFTKFVVPIFYEGKFLGTAGGCGFLMEGNELDTFYIAKLLHLSEDEVENMAAKVKVFSESDLKEAIAFVEKRIKEILSK, encoded by the coding sequence ATGAAATTAACTGACATTTTACCAGTTGAAGAATGGCAAAAATTAGCAGAAGAAATTTTTAAAAAATTTGATATGAATGCTTCAGTAAATGATGAGGAAGGATTTATTATTCATCCTGCACCAGGTTGGGCTAATGAAATTTGTCCAAAGATTAAAGGAGGAGAAGAAACAAGAACAGTATGTGCTTCTGCACATCAATATTTGATGAAGATGGCTCAGGAAAAAAATGCTCCAGCAGAAGGAGAGTGTGATGTAGGTTTTACAAAATTTGTTGTTCCTATTTTTTATGAAGGAAAATTTTTAGGTACTGCAGGAGGATGTGGTTTTTTAATGGAAGGTAATGAATTAGATACATTTTATATTGCTAAACTGCTTCATCTTAGTGAAGATGAAGTAGAAAATATGGCAGCGAAAGTTAAAGTATTTTCTGAATCAGATTTAAAGGAAGCAATAGCATTTGTTGAAAAACGCATAAAGGAAATTTTAAGTAAATAA
- a CDS encoding B12-binding domain-containing radical SAM protein, producing the protein MRILLIEVNPFAPPTIPISLGYIAAFLKKEGFDVKILNISQEGEYSIKKLGNFIKEFSPQLVGFSTYQRNILFVLGFARFIKEINKEIKIALGGPQITFMPSEALREMPMVDYLCRSEGELSLLSIVKAIAGGNPFNGIQGATYRVDGEIKEGEPIKGYENLDNYPSPHLMDIFDYNPVEEVILITSRGCPFNCVFCYTPQASGHKIRFHSIERVLEEIKWIVKKGKNQLWFADPNFSFKGERVHQLLEGILREGLKVKIWLETRVDLIDEEMIKKMKRAGVHTIAYGLESASERILKIIKKKISIEQLEKAIFLAQKNGIEVEVFSLFALPGETFKEALQTLEFVKAHGIKIQGNSNAQQMQLYFGSPITNNYQKYGIKPFSEKRPLYISIGDRYETETMSREEIATIKKLWREHSLDKGRRIVS; encoded by the coding sequence ATGAGGATACTTCTTATTGAAGTAAATCCTTTTGCACCCCCAACTATACCTATCTCTTTAGGCTATATAGCAGCTTTTCTTAAAAAAGAAGGATTTGATGTAAAAATTCTTAATATTTCTCAAGAAGGGGAGTATTCTATTAAAAAATTAGGAAATTTTATTAAGGAATTTTCCCCTCAACTTGTTGGCTTTAGTACTTATCAACGCAATATTTTATTTGTTTTAGGTTTTGCCCGTTTTATCAAAGAAATTAATAAAGAAATAAAAATCGCCTTAGGCGGCCCTCAAATTACCTTTATGCCTAGTGAAGCTTTAAGAGAGATGCCTATGGTAGATTACCTCTGTCGTAGTGAAGGTGAGCTTAGTCTTTTAAGCATTGTCAAAGCAATAGCTGGTGGTAATCCTTTTAATGGTATACAAGGTGCAACATATCGGGTAGATGGAGAAATCAAAGAAGGTGAACCAATTAAAGGTTATGAAAATTTAGATAATTATCCCTCACCTCATCTTATGGATATTTTTGATTATAATCCAGTGGAAGAAGTAATTTTGATTACTTCAAGAGGATGTCCTTTTAATTGTGTTTTTTGCTACACACCTCAGGCATCTGGACATAAAATAAGATTTCATTCTATAGAAAGGGTGCTTGAAGAAATAAAATGGATAGTAAAAAAAGGGAAAAATCAGTTATGGTTTGCTGATCCAAATTTTTCTTTTAAAGGAGAAAGAGTTCATCAATTGCTTGAAGGGATTTTAAGAGAAGGACTCAAGGTAAAGATATGGTTAGAGACAAGAGTGGATTTAATTGATGAAGAAATGATTAAAAAGATGAAAAGAGCAGGGGTACATACAATTGCCTATGGACTTGAATCTGCTTCAGAGCGTATTTTAAAAATTATCAAAAAGAAAATTTCTATTGAACAGCTTGAGAAGGCTATTTTTCTTGCTCAAAAAAATGGGATTGAAGTTGAAGTCTTTTCTCTTTTTGCTCTGCCAGGTGAAACCTTTAAAGAAGCATTACAGACACTTGAATTTGTAAAGGCACATGGGATAAAAATTCAAGGCAATTCTAATGCACAGCAGATGCAACTTTATTTTGGTTCTCCCATTACAAATAATTATCAAAAATATGGTATCAAGCCTTTTTCAGAAAAAAGGCCATTATATATTTCTATTGGAGATAGATATGAAACAGAAACTATGTCTAGAGAAGAGATAGCTACTATAAAAAAACTTTGGAGAGAGCATTCTTTAGATAAAGGGAGGAGAATAGTTTCCTAA
- a CDS encoding tetratricopeptide repeat protein, whose product MHIVYIKLNTDFSISSLLPELDMFNEIYFFIEDFKKNFQKLLIIIKEITNFLEKYSFCQIRLHLVHPYEEGLESFYNTIYQMLNPFNLEGYSHQITPRLMIFPIIFSPPFSNTSLFSFLESHFMPPGVIVNKGVKEKIKNIERIFIMSHSDFLLSIAYQNFLLNLLENMRLLGENWCLCPKTIIIDKGQIFPCIRAYQFKLKHLPKGLCSQCRYELLNIFSNTSLIGNEELVNLHFRLGLTCFEKEEIEIASKHFYQALKFVPSDEKEDVYYYLGLCQAQLGEYDLAIEYLKKANIQHYNTYFYLGFSYFQKGNFLKAKENLEIALNFFPPLEEKLMIALYLGHVYKELKMYKDAIFLLKDIEKKIPVKEIYNLMGTCYFKLNSYEEAVFCFKKAISLDPNSAIDHANLCLALKALNKKEEAKFHCEKALSLDPTIEFAYKALNELKEI is encoded by the coding sequence ATGCATATTGTCTATATAAAACTCAATACAGATTTTTCTATTTCTTCATTATTGCCTGAATTGGATATGTTTAACGAAATATATTTTTTTATTGAAGATTTTAAAAAAAATTTTCAAAAATTGCTTATTATTATCAAAGAGATAACAAATTTTTTAGAAAAATACTCCTTTTGCCAAATTCGTTTACATTTGGTTCATCCATACGAAGAAGGTCTAGAATCTTTTTATAATACAATTTATCAAATGCTTAATCCATTTAATTTAGAAGGTTATAGTCACCAGATTACTCCACGTTTAATGATTTTTCCAATAATTTTTTCCCCTCCATTTTCAAATACTTCACTTTTTTCCTTTTTAGAATCACATTTTATGCCACCTGGTGTAATTGTAAATAAAGGTGTAAAAGAAAAAATAAAAAATATTGAGAGAATTTTTATTATGTCTCATTCTGATTTTTTACTTTCTATTGCTTATCAAAATTTTTTGTTAAATCTTTTAGAAAATATGCGTTTATTGGGAGAAAATTGGTGCCTTTGTCCTAAGACAATAATTATTGATAAAGGGCAAATTTTTCCCTGTATACGTGCATATCAATTTAAATTGAAACATTTACCTAAAGGTCTTTGTTCTCAATGTCGTTATGAGCTCCTTAACATATTTTCAAATACATCACTTATAGGTAATGAAGAATTAGTAAACCTTCATTTCCGGCTAGGTCTTACTTGTTTTGAAAAGGAAGAAATAGAAATAGCTTCAAAACATTTTTATCAAGCTTTAAAATTTGTTCCTTCTGATGAAAAAGAAGATGTTTATTATTATCTTGGTCTATGTCAAGCACAACTTGGTGAATATGATTTAGCCATTGAATATTTAAAAAAAGCAAATATTCAGCATTACAATACTTATTTTTATCTAGGTTTTTCTTATTTTCAAAAAGGAAATTTCTTGAAAGCAAAAGAAAATTTAGAAATAGCTTTAAATTTCTTTCCACCATTAGAAGAAAAATTGATGATAGCACTCTATCTTGGCCATGTTTATAAAGAATTAAAGATGTATAAAGATGCTATTTTTTTACTTAAAGATATAGAGAAAAAAATACCTGTTAAAGAAATATATAATTTGATGGGTACATGTTATTTTAAACTTAATTCTTATGAAGAAGCTGTTTTTTGTTTTAAAAAGGCTATTTCTCTTGATCCTAATTCAGCCATTGATCATGCTAATCTTTGCTTGGCTTTAAAAGCATTAAATAAAAAAGAAGAAGCAAAATTTCATTGTGAAAAAGCACTATCTCTTGATCCAACTATTGAATTTGCTTATAAAGCATTAAATGAATTGAAGGAGATATAA
- a CDS encoding thioredoxin family protein — protein sequence MFLETAISDLKKLSGKKIKIYLINNQQSEISLKLKDFTLFLKEHLPDIKIEIKKEILPAYPAIKLTDEKEKIQIYYMAIPEGGEWLPFLKALEAITTGKSFLNQKELERIKNIKKSIEIKVFITPICPFCPLVVEKANQLAIAHSSIKTFVIDSNFYSDLAKQYKVTASPTVVINKDYFLVGTEAREKLIDFLEKANQIMYDAEVLKSLLKQAQADRVIELCQKDEKYLYNLLSLLKAPELFTRIGVMRVLEELAEKREIKEKILPSIIAMLDTKEERDKGDILFLLGLIGNLEVVPIIQKIAENASPVIKEIALEAIEQIKERETLH from the coding sequence ATGTTTTTAGAAACAGCTATTTCTGATTTAAAAAAGCTTTCTGGGAAAAAAATAAAAATATATTTAATTAATAATCAGCAATCAGAAATATCTTTAAAATTAAAAGATTTTACTTTATTTTTAAAAGAACATTTGCCAGATATAAAAATAGAAATCAAAAAAGAAATTTTACCAGCATATCCTGCAATTAAATTAACTGATGAAAAAGAAAAAATACAAATTTATTACATGGCTATACCTGAAGGAGGAGAATGGTTGCCTTTTTTAAAAGCTTTAGAAGCAATAACAACAGGAAAAAGTTTTTTAAATCAAAAAGAACTTGAAAGAATAAAAAATATTAAAAAATCTATAGAAATTAAGGTATTTATTACTCCTATCTGTCCTTTTTGCCCTTTAGTGGTAGAAAAAGCTAATCAATTAGCAATAGCACATTCATCTATAAAAACATTTGTTATAGACAGTAATTTTTATTCTGATTTGGCTAAGCAATATAAAGTCACTGCATCACCTACAGTGGTTATTAATAAGGATTATTTTTTAGTAGGTACAGAGGCAAGGGAAAAATTAATAGATTTTTTAGAAAAGGCTAACCAAATAATGTATGATGCTGAAGTATTAAAGTCTTTGTTAAAACAAGCACAGGCAGATCGTGTCATAGAGCTTTGTCAAAAGGATGAAAAATATTTATATAATTTATTAAGTTTATTAAAAGCACCAGAACTCTTTACAAGGATTGGTGTAATGAGGGTTTTAGAAGAATTGGCAGAAAAAAGAGAAATTAAAGAAAAAATTTTGCCTTCAATAATAGCAATGTTAGATACAAAAGAAGAAAGAGATAAAGGAGATATTCTTTTTTTATTAGGATTAATTGGTAACTTAGAAGTTGTGCCAATCATTCAAAAAATAGCTGAAAATGCCTCTCCTGTAATTAAGGAGATTGCGCTTGAAGCGATTGAGCAAATAAAAGAAAGAGAAACTTTACATTAA
- the folD gene encoding bifunctional methylenetetrahydrofolate dehydrogenase/methenyltetrahydrofolate cyclohydrolase FolD produces the protein MAIIISGKEIASKIRQELAEEIESLKIKIKRAPCLAVIWVGEHPASASYIRAKEKACKEIGIEFELYHLSEDTSQEKLCELINQLNHKETVDAFLVQLPLPPSISERAIIETINPEKDADGFHPYNLGRLLIGEPSFIPCTPAGIWELLCRAGIETRGKEVVILGRSNIVGKPLAALLMQKNTGNATVTVCHTATKDLLFHTLRADILIVAIGKPRFIKQNMVKKGTIVIDVGIHRTEKGLCGDVDFEDVSSKVAAITPVPGGVGPMTVAMLLKNTLLAYKKRYGLM, from the coding sequence ATGGCTATAATCATTAGTGGTAAAGAAATTGCTTCAAAAATACGACAAGAATTAGCTGAAGAAATTGAAAGTCTCAAAATAAAAATTAAGAGAGCTCCTTGTCTAGCTGTTATTTGGGTAGGGGAACACCCTGCTTCAGCTAGTTATATAAGGGCTAAAGAAAAAGCATGTAAAGAGATTGGAATAGAATTTGAATTATATCATCTTTCTGAAGATACTTCTCAAGAAAAATTATGTGAACTTATTAATCAATTAAATCATAAAGAAACAGTAGATGCATTTTTAGTGCAACTTCCATTACCACCTTCTATTTCAGAAAGAGCAATTATTGAAACTATTAACCCAGAGAAAGATGCCGATGGTTTTCACCCTTATAATCTAGGCCGCTTATTAATAGGTGAACCTAGCTTTATACCATGTACTCCAGCTGGTATATGGGAATTACTTTGTCGTGCAGGCATTGAGACAAGAGGTAAAGAAGTAGTTATTCTTGGCAGAAGCAATATCGTTGGTAAACCATTAGCAGCTTTACTCATGCAAAAAAATACAGGCAATGCTACAGTTACTGTCTGCCATACTGCTACTAAAGACCTTCTTTTTCATACTTTAAGGGCAGATATCCTTATTGTAGCAATTGGTAAACCACGTTTTATTAAACAAAATATGGTAAAAAAAGGGACAATAGTTATTGATGTAGGCATACATCGCACAGAAAAAGGACTATGTGGAGATGTAGATTTTGAAGATGTTTCATCTAAAGTAGCGGCTATTACACCTGTACCAGGGGGAGTTGGACCGATGACTGTAGCTATGCTTCTTAAAAATACATTATTAGCTTATAAAAAAAGATATGGCTTAATGTAA